One Betaproteobacteria bacterium DNA segment encodes these proteins:
- a CDS encoding NAD(P)H-dependent oxidoreductase — protein sequence MKVLQLDSSILGEASVSRQLTQSVVERLRESEPGFEVVRRDLGREPLAHLTPEILATRGMAAELLSELQNREAQLDEELIAELKSADVLVIGAPLYNFTIPTGLKAWIDRIAVAGKTFKYGEKGPEGLVKNTRAIIVATSGGTYADSPVDTMHVGYLKQMLTFIGITDIEVVRAHGLAIGAEVRAHSLAKARGQIREMFVPQAA from the coding sequence ATGAAAGTCCTGCAACTGGATTCCAGCATCCTCGGCGAGGCCTCGGTGTCCCGCCAGCTTACCCAATCGGTGGTCGAACGCCTGCGTGAAAGCGAGCCTGGTTTCGAAGTCGTGCGTCGCGATCTCGGCAGGGAACCGCTCGCGCATTTGACGCCGGAGATTCTCGCCACCCGCGGCATGGCGGCGGAGTTGTTGAGCGAACTGCAGAATCGCGAAGCGCAGCTTGATGAAGAACTGATCGCCGAACTGAAATCGGCAGACGTGCTCGTGATCGGCGCGCCGCTCTACAACTTCACCATCCCGACCGGCCTGAAAGCCTGGATCGACCGCATCGCGGTGGCGGGGAAGACCTTCAAGTACGGCGAGAAGGGGCCCGAAGGCCTGGTGAAAAACACCAGGGCGATCATCGTCGCCACCAGCGGCGGCACCTACGCCGATTCGCCGGTGGACACGATGCACGTCGGCTACCTGAAGCAGATGCTCACCTTCATCGGCATCACCGACATCGAAGTCGTCCGTGCCCACGGTCTCGCCATCGGCGCCGAGGTTCGTGCCCATTCGCTCGCGAAAGCGCGCGGGCAGATCCGCGAGATGTTTGTCCCGCAGGCCGCCTGA
- a CDS encoding tRNA-dihydrouridine synthase, with protein sequence MTILLAPMEGLLDFVLRDILTRVGGIDRCVSEFIRVTGTLLPDRVFLRVVPELDHGGRTPAGVPVRAQLLGSDPVCLAENAAKLAALGPAGIDLNFGCPAKGVNRHRGGAVLLDEPELIAEIVAAVRRAVPRHMPVSAKMRLGYNDGSRALECALAIADGGADELVVHARTKTDGYRPPAYWERIQDIRAAVTIPVIANGEIWNVEDASRCRTLSGCNALMLGRGIVADPGLALAIKRQDLATPQRTDEPGVGWQALLPLMADFWRIVGTHVAPHHRSGRLKRWLNFLRCRYPQAQAAYAAVRTINDPALVSQQLFAHCRDFLPENRGRRAPRAPCRGG encoded by the coding sequence ATGACCATCCTGCTCGCGCCCATGGAAGGGTTGCTCGATTTCGTCTTGCGCGACATCCTGACGCGCGTGGGCGGGATCGATCGTTGCGTGTCGGAGTTCATCCGGGTCACCGGCACGCTGTTGCCCGATCGCGTGTTCCTGCGCGTCGTGCCCGAGCTCGACCATGGCGGGCGCACCCCCGCCGGTGTGCCCGTGCGGGCGCAACTGTTGGGCTCGGACCCGGTGTGCCTGGCCGAAAACGCGGCGAAGCTCGCGGCCCTGGGTCCGGCGGGCATCGACCTGAACTTCGGTTGCCCGGCCAAGGGCGTGAACCGCCATCGCGGCGGTGCGGTCCTGCTGGACGAGCCCGAACTCATCGCGGAAATCGTCGCCGCGGTGCGCCGCGCGGTGCCGCGACACATGCCCGTCTCGGCGAAGATGCGGCTGGGCTACAACGACGGTTCACGCGCACTCGAATGCGCGCTGGCCATTGCGGACGGCGGCGCCGACGAGCTGGTGGTGCACGCCCGCACCAAAACCGATGGCTACCGGCCGCCCGCCTATTGGGAACGCATTCAGGATATCCGCGCCGCGGTCACCATCCCGGTGATTGCCAATGGCGAAATCTGGAATGTCGAAGACGCATCCCGGTGTCGCACCCTGTCCGGATGCAATGCACTGATGCTAGGCCGCGGCATCGTGGCCGACCCGGGCCTGGCGCTGGCGATCAAGCGGCAAGACTTGGCGACACCGCAGCGTACTGATGAACCGGGCGTGGGCTGGCAAGCGCTGCTGCCGCTGATGGCCGACTTCTGGCGGATCGTTGGCACGCACGTAGCGCCGCATCACCGCTCCGGCCGGCTCAAGCGGTGGCTCAACTTCCTGCGCTGCCGCTATCCGCAAGCGCAAGCCGCCTATGCAGCCGTGCGCACGATCAATGATCCGGCGTTGGTGAGTCAGCAACTGTTTGCGCACTGCCGAGATTTTCTTCCAGAAAATCGAGGAAGGCGCGCACCGCGGGCACCATGCCGCGGCGGCTGA
- a CDS encoding enoyl-CoA hydratase/isomerase family protein gives MPKLVDVIRRGRVAVLTLKRPGSGNRINTQMAEEVTAALDTARRDPGIGACVMTGHGDIFCLGGDYQGAGPTSAGRTAYAKALIGMDEAMFRLGKPLVAAVNGDAHAGGFSVVVGCDLAVMAEDATLGLPEAAKGLFPFIALAIVREALPKKLLFDIIYNARLMNAEEARALHLVNEVGARGTVLDKAVVVAEKASGYDPEILKLGRDLYYGMRGAAPADALEQARIALATALEVQTKADR, from the coding sequence ATGCCGAAACTGGTGGACGTTATCCGCCGCGGACGAGTCGCGGTGCTGACCTTGAAGCGGCCCGGCAGCGGCAACCGGATCAATACGCAGATGGCGGAGGAAGTCACGGCCGCGCTGGATACGGCGCGCCGCGATCCCGGCATCGGCGCCTGCGTCATGACGGGCCACGGCGACATCTTCTGCCTCGGCGGCGACTATCAGGGCGCCGGGCCGACCAGCGCCGGCCGCACCGCTTACGCCAAGGCGCTGATCGGCATGGATGAAGCCATGTTCCGGCTCGGCAAACCGCTCGTTGCCGCGGTGAACGGCGACGCGCATGCGGGCGGGTTCAGCGTGGTCGTCGGCTGCGATCTGGCTGTGATGGCCGAGGATGCCACGCTCGGCTTGCCGGAAGCGGCGAAGGGCCTCTTCCCTTTCATCGCGCTGGCCATCGTCAGGGAAGCGCTGCCGAAGAAGCTGCTGTTCGACATCATTTACAATGCGCGGCTGATGAATGCAGAGGAAGCGCGCGCGCTGCACCTCGTCAATGAAGTCGGCGCGCGCGGCACCGTTCTCGACAAGGCGGTCGTGGTGGCCGAAAAAGCGTCGGGCTACGACCCGGAGATCCTGAAGCTGGGCCGCGACCTGTACTACGGCATGCGCGGCGCCGCCCCCGCCGATGCGCTCGAACAAGCGCGTATCGCGCTCGCCACCGCGCTCGAGGTCCAGACCAAGGCCGATCGCTGA
- a CDS encoding isocitrate lyase/PEP mutase family protein, translating to MSRSARFRELLKKPPFVCLGAHDAVTAKLAEQAGAPAIYVSGFAASAIIAGQPDFGVLTQTEMFEHIRRICRVTSVPVFADADTGYGGVLDAQRTIALWEEAGASVLHLEDQAMPKKCGHFAGKQLVSAEEMRQKLQAMLEARRDPDFFIVARTDAVAVTGLDDAIQRLKSYAEVGADGLYVDAPESVEQLREISRRLKPLGKPLLFNMARSGKSPYLSLKEVHELGFDYALCPIEPLFAMHKAVKEMMEIFMREGSTNAIADRLTPFDEFNRFVGLPEVVAREKRFGS from the coding sequence TTGAGCCGATCCGCCCGATTCCGGGAGTTGTTAAAGAAGCCGCCGTTCGTCTGCCTGGGCGCTCACGACGCCGTCACCGCGAAACTGGCGGAACAGGCCGGAGCGCCGGCAATTTACGTGAGCGGATTCGCCGCCTCCGCGATCATCGCCGGTCAGCCCGATTTCGGCGTGCTGACGCAGACCGAGATGTTCGAGCACATCCGCCGCATCTGTCGCGTCACCTCGGTACCGGTTTTTGCCGATGCCGATACCGGCTACGGCGGCGTGCTCGATGCACAGCGCACGATAGCCCTGTGGGAAGAGGCGGGCGCCTCCGTGCTGCATCTGGAGGATCAGGCCATGCCCAAAAAGTGCGGGCACTTCGCCGGCAAGCAATTGGTCTCTGCCGAGGAAATGCGACAGAAGTTGCAGGCCATGCTGGAGGCGCGTCGCGATCCCGATTTTTTCATTGTGGCGCGGACCGACGCGGTTGCGGTCACCGGCCTGGACGACGCCATCCAGCGGCTGAAGTCGTATGCCGAGGTGGGCGCGGATGGGCTCTACGTCGACGCGCCGGAGAGCGTCGAGCAGCTCCGCGAAATCAGCCGCCGGCTCAAGCCGCTCGGCAAGCCGTTGTTGTTCAACATGGCTCGTTCCGGCAAAAGCCCCTACCTTTCTTTGAAGGAGGTCCACGAACTCGGCTTCGATTACGCGCTGTGCCCGATCGAACCCCTATTCGCCATGCATAAGGCCGTCAAGGAGATGATGGAAATCTTCATGCGCGAAGGTTCCACCAACGCGATTGCCGACCGCCTGACACCCTTCGACGAATTCAACCGTTTCGTCGGGCTGCCTGAAGTCGTCGCGCGCGAGAAGCGGTTCGGATCCTGA
- a CDS encoding response regulator, with the protein MSRGIRPFYFPTTVAIVDDSPDFLANLSLNLDPMLAFRVFDSPAETLAALNREQASTPGPERFFSVYQHREEHSFDHHVIDLNMARIHREVFNDKRFERYSVVVVDYDMPEIDGLEFCRRLAHSPVRKVLLTGKADEKVAVQAFNEGIIDRFVLKQDPNAMTLLQQTIREMQEDYFQDIERMMEDALNIGPLHFLRDPFFSELFRKICAELNIVEFYLCSSPDGILLFDGTGAVTLLLVCNDEAMRVHYDVAFDNAAPAALLDELIKGNIVPYFWRSRGLYSRQYFDWRSYVYPALECNGLQRYRYALVKDTRGLLLSPVFSYHDYLRQLDEAGRDRSRA; encoded by the coding sequence ATGAGCCGGGGAATTCGACCTTTCTACTTTCCCACGACCGTGGCGATCGTCGACGACAGTCCGGATTTTCTCGCCAACCTGAGCCTGAACCTGGATCCGATGCTGGCATTTCGCGTGTTCGATTCCCCGGCGGAGACGCTCGCCGCATTGAACCGCGAGCAGGCGAGCACGCCGGGACCCGAACGGTTTTTCTCGGTCTACCAGCACCGCGAGGAACATTCCTTCGACCATCATGTAATCGATCTCAACATGGCCCGGATTCATCGCGAGGTCTTCAACGACAAGCGCTTCGAGCGCTACTCGGTCGTGGTGGTGGATTACGACATGCCGGAGATAGACGGGCTGGAGTTCTGCCGGCGGCTCGCGCACTCCCCGGTGCGCAAGGTGCTGCTTACCGGCAAGGCGGACGAAAAGGTGGCGGTACAGGCGTTCAACGAGGGGATCATCGACCGCTTCGTCCTGAAGCAGGACCCCAACGCCATGACATTGCTCCAGCAGACAATCCGCGAGATGCAGGAGGACTATTTCCAGGACATCGAGCGGATGATGGAAGACGCGCTCAATATCGGGCCGCTGCACTTTTTGCGCGATCCTTTTTTTTCCGAACTTTTCCGCAAGATCTGCGCGGAGCTCAATATCGTCGAGTTCTACCTGTGCAGCAGCCCGGACGGTATCCTGCTGTTCGATGGCACCGGTGCGGTCACGCTGCTGCTGGTTTGCAACGACGAGGCGATGCGTGTGCATTACGACGTCGCTTTCGACAACGCCGCGCCGGCTGCGCTGCTGGATGAATTGATCAAAGGCAATATCGTGCCGTATTTCTGGCGAAGCCGCGGACTGTACTCGCGCCAGTACTTCGACTGGCGCAGCTATGTCTATCCGGCGCTGGAGTGCAATGGCTTGCAGCGCTACCGCTACGCGCTGGTGAAAGACACCCGCGGTTTGTTGCTCTCCCCCGTTTTCAGCTACCACGATTACCTGAGGCAGCTCGACGAGGCGGGCCGGGACCGTTCCCGCGCCTGA
- a CDS encoding RNA polymerase sigma factor — protein MLGRIVDELARREGPRILAGLIGRLGGNFDLAEDCLQDAYERALDAWPSAGIPEHPAAWLTTVAKRCAIDRLRRSRRNVDDGDLILDQLAVEEPEPVDTSGLPDDRLRLIFTCCHPAIAEPAQMALALRTLCGLSTRAIARAFLEPEATTAQRLVRAKKKISAARIPYVVPSHEELPERLAAVLGAIYLVFNEGYSATEGASLVRPDLSGEAIRLARLLAQLLPDQPEAFGLLALMLLHDARRDTRVGADNALVPLEEQDRSRWERAKITEGLAALDRAIAMRRRGPYQVQAAIAALHAKAGDASSTDWVQIAALYGALYAMMPTAIVELNAAAAVAMVEGPEKGLEWIDRVEAHGELGDYHLLPAARADLLRRAGQGGAAATHYRRAIELARNPAERLYLERRLREVAG, from the coding sequence GTGCTCGGCCGTATCGTCGACGAGCTCGCACGCCGCGAAGGCCCGCGTATTCTCGCGGGCCTCATCGGGCGCCTGGGCGGCAACTTCGACCTTGCCGAAGATTGCCTGCAGGATGCTTACGAGCGCGCGCTCGATGCCTGGCCCTCGGCGGGCATTCCGGAACATCCCGCGGCCTGGCTCACGACCGTTGCAAAGCGGTGTGCAATAGACCGGCTGCGGCGCTCGCGGCGAAACGTAGACGATGGTGACCTCATTCTCGATCAGCTTGCCGTCGAAGAGCCGGAACCGGTCGACACGAGCGGGTTGCCAGATGACCGCCTGCGACTGATCTTCACCTGCTGCCATCCGGCGATCGCCGAGCCGGCACAAATGGCACTTGCACTGCGCACACTGTGCGGACTTTCCACGCGCGCGATCGCGCGTGCATTCCTCGAGCCCGAGGCAACGACGGCACAACGCCTTGTGCGTGCCAAGAAAAAAATCTCCGCAGCGCGCATTCCCTATGTCGTGCCCTCGCACGAGGAGCTTCCCGAGCGGCTTGCCGCCGTGCTCGGGGCCATCTATCTCGTCTTCAACGAAGGCTATTCGGCGACCGAAGGCGCGTCGCTCGTGCGCCCGGACCTGAGCGGCGAGGCGATCCGTCTCGCGCGTTTGCTCGCGCAACTCCTGCCGGACCAGCCCGAGGCGTTCGGCCTGCTTGCGCTGATGCTGCTGCACGACGCACGGCGCGATACCCGCGTCGGCGCCGATAATGCGCTGGTTCCGCTCGAGGAGCAGGATCGATCGCGCTGGGAGCGGGCGAAAATAACCGAAGGGCTAGCCGCGCTCGACCGCGCGATCGCGATGCGCCGTCGCGGGCCGTATCAGGTGCAGGCCGCGATCGCGGCGCTGCACGCGAAGGCCGGGGATGCGTCGTCCACGGACTGGGTGCAGATCGCGGCGCTTTACGGTGCGCTGTACGCGATGATGCCCACCGCGATCGTCGAGCTGAATGCCGCTGCGGCAGTCGCGATGGTGGAGGGGCCGGAAAAAGGGCTGGAGTGGATCGATCGCGTGGAAGCGCACGGCGAACTCGGCGACTACCACCTGCTGCCCGCGGCGCGCGCGGATCTGCTGCGACGTGCGGGCCAAGGCGGCGCGGCTGCGACGCACTATCGCCGGGCCATCGAACTCGCGCGAAATCCTGCCGAGCGGTTGTATCTCGAGCGCCGGCTGCGCGAAGTGGCCGGCTGA
- a CDS encoding NIPSNAP family protein: protein MLLDVRTYTCRPGTIKKHLALYEKLGKGPQTKHLGQPFAYLVTETGNVNQYIHIWAYEDAADRAKRRAAMMADPDWIAFMEESAKLGALEHQENRLMTPVSFFPIKR from the coding sequence ATGCTGCTCGACGTACGCACCTACACCTGCCGCCCGGGAACCATCAAGAAGCACCTGGCACTGTACGAGAAACTCGGCAAGGGGCCGCAGACCAAACACCTCGGTCAGCCTTTCGCCTACCTCGTCACCGAGACCGGCAATGTCAACCAGTACATCCACATCTGGGCTTATGAAGATGCTGCGGATCGCGCGAAGCGCCGTGCCGCAATGATGGCCGACCCGGACTGGATCGCGTTCATGGAAGAAAGCGCCAAGCTCGGCGCGCTGGAGCATCAGGAGAATCGCCTGATGACGCCGGTGTCGTTTTTTCCGATCAAGCGCTAG
- the cqsA gene encoding quorum-sensing autoinducer CAI-1 synthase encodes MNSTAVRPTGTQLSPPPELPDFLTVRVERYYRERVRNTWGGRHILHGRQPGPNALHLSSNDYLALSRHPRILAATAGTLARDGNGMLMSGIFLHGESPQLEFETNLARYMQAEAGVLCQSGYCANTGLIQSIANDQVPVYADMLAHMSLWEGIRSAGAPGVMFHHNDPEHLERQILRHGPGVILVDTVYSTNGSVCPLREIADIAAVRGCVLVADESHSLGTHGPNGEGLVVELGLADRVHFRTVSLAKAFAARAGFIACAAHFTEYFKFESLPAIFSSTLLPHEVAGLAATMDVIRTEGWRREKLRANSTYLREGLDCLGYNLNGSQSQIIALEAGTESQTIILRDALEERGIFGSVFCAPATPKNRSMVRLSLHCALNQDELDRILGACGEIRSKTGFDQWPSTRRRRNEERTGSAIAEPAHA; translated from the coding sequence ATGAACAGCACTGCCGTCCGGCCGACGGGCACGCAGCTATCCCCCCCACCCGAGTTACCAGACTTCCTGACCGTTCGCGTGGAGCGCTACTACCGAGAGCGGGTTCGAAACACCTGGGGGGGACGCCACATCCTGCACGGCCGGCAGCCCGGCCCGAACGCCTTGCATCTGAGCAGCAACGACTATCTGGCCTTGTCGCGACATCCGCGCATCCTGGCGGCAACGGCGGGCACGCTGGCGCGCGACGGCAACGGCATGCTGATGTCGGGCATTTTTCTGCACGGCGAGAGCCCGCAGCTCGAATTCGAGACGAATCTTGCGCGCTACATGCAGGCGGAAGCCGGCGTCCTTTGTCAGTCCGGATATTGCGCCAACACCGGATTGATCCAATCGATCGCCAACGACCAGGTTCCCGTCTATGCCGATATGCTGGCGCACATGTCGCTCTGGGAGGGCATCCGCAGCGCGGGGGCGCCCGGGGTGATGTTCCACCACAACGATCCGGAGCACCTCGAACGACAGATCTTGCGGCACGGCCCGGGCGTCATCCTGGTCGATACCGTCTACAGCACCAACGGCAGTGTCTGCCCGCTGCGCGAGATCGCCGATATTGCCGCGGTGCGCGGCTGCGTGCTGGTCGCCGACGAATCCCATTCGCTGGGAACCCACGGACCGAACGGAGAGGGCCTGGTGGTCGAACTCGGGCTGGCGGACCGCGTGCATTTCCGCACCGTCAGCCTGGCCAAGGCTTTTGCCGCCCGAGCCGGGTTCATCGCCTGCGCCGCGCACTTCACCGAATATTTCAAGTTCGAATCGTTGCCGGCAATTTTCAGCTCGACCCTGCTGCCGCACGAAGTCGCGGGCCTGGCGGCGACGATGGACGTGATCCGCACCGAAGGCTGGCGCCGCGAGAAACTCCGCGCCAATTCCACCTACCTGCGCGAAGGCCTGGATTGCCTCGGCTACAACCTGAACGGCAGCCAGTCGCAAATCATCGCGCTCGAGGCCGGCACGGAATCGCAGACGATCATATTGCGCGATGCCCTGGAAGAGCGCGGCATCTTCGGCTCGGTGTTCTGCGCTCCCGCGACGCCGAAGAACCGCTCGATGGTGCGCCTGTCCCTTCACTGCGCGCTCAATCAGGATGAACTTGACCGGATCCTCGGCGCGTGCGGCGAAATCCGTTCCAAGACCGGATTTGATCAGTGGCCCTCGACCCGGCGCAGGCGCAACGAAGAACGGACCGGCAGCGCGATCGCGGAACCCGCGCATGCGTAA
- the dinB gene encoding DNA polymerase IV has translation MPCRWIAHLDMDAFYASVELLRYPELRGRAVVVGGRRAHQPNLQPDGCHRFAVLRSYAGRGVVTTATYEARALGVHSGMGLMKAAVLAPDAVLLPADFDEYRKYSRLFKAAVVEVAPLIEDRGIDEIYIDLTEVPGAQDVVGADSQQSGSLAGIQAIAERIKARVYLATGLGCSIGITPNKLLSKISSELDKPNGLTILTHADIPSRIWPLPAKRINGIGPKSSAKLEALGIRTIGELAAAHPQSLVEQFGSNYGAWLHAAAHGRDERPVVTFSEPKSISRETTFERDLHAREDRAALGAIFTRLCEQLAADLEKKGYLAKTIGVKLRYDDFRIVTRELTLDAYTSDAHTIRQTAGRCLKKAMFEQRLRLLGVRAGSLCRSDALPPSALANADVGERDQLLLPMFEGPAPATPGL, from the coding sequence ATGCCTTGCCGATGGATCGCCCACCTGGACATGGATGCCTTCTACGCGTCCGTGGAATTGCTGCGCTACCCGGAATTGCGCGGCCGCGCCGTCGTGGTCGGCGGCCGGCGGGCGCACCAACCTAACCTGCAGCCGGATGGCTGCCATCGCTTCGCGGTGCTGCGCAGTTATGCCGGCAGGGGTGTAGTTACGACCGCGACTTACGAGGCGCGCGCGCTCGGCGTTCATTCCGGCATGGGACTGATGAAAGCGGCCGTCCTGGCGCCGGATGCCGTGCTGCTGCCGGCCGATTTCGACGAATACCGCAAGTACTCGCGGCTGTTCAAGGCCGCCGTCGTCGAAGTGGCCCCGCTCATCGAAGACCGGGGCATCGACGAAATCTACATCGACCTCACGGAAGTTCCGGGCGCGCAGGATGTCGTCGGCGCCGATTCACAGCAATCCGGCTCGCTCGCCGGCATCCAGGCAATCGCAGAGCGCATCAAGGCGCGGGTGTATCTCGCCACCGGGCTCGGCTGCTCGATCGGCATTACGCCCAACAAGCTTCTGTCCAAGATCAGTTCGGAACTGGACAAACCGAACGGACTGACCATCCTGACCCACGCGGATATTCCCTCGCGGATCTGGCCGCTTCCCGCCAAACGCATCAATGGCATCGGCCCGAAATCCAGCGCGAAACTCGAAGCCCTCGGGATTCGCACCATCGGCGAGCTCGCGGCTGCGCATCCACAGTCGCTGGTCGAACAATTCGGTTCCAACTACGGCGCATGGCTGCACGCAGCGGCACATGGCCGTGACGAGCGCCCGGTCGTGACCTTCAGCGAGCCAAAATCAATAAGCCGTGAAACGACGTTCGAACGGGATCTGCATGCGCGCGAGGATCGCGCCGCGCTGGGCGCGATCTTCACGCGCCTGTGCGAGCAACTGGCCGCAGACCTGGAGAAGAAGGGATATCTCGCGAAAACCATCGGCGTGAAGCTGCGTTACGACGACTTCAGGATCGTCACGCGTGAACTGACCCTGGACGCGTACACCAGCGATGCGCACACGATTCGCCAGACCGCCGGCCGATGCCTCAAGAAGGCCATGTTCGAGCAGCGGCTTCGGTTGCTCGGCGTGCGCGCGGGCAGCTTGTGCAGGTCGGACGCATTGCCCCCGTCGGCGCTGGCGAACGCAGACGTCGGCGAGCGGGATCAACTACTGTTGCCGATGTTCGAAGGGCCCGCGCCCGCAACGCCGGGACTCTAG
- a CDS encoding HAMP domain-containing histidine kinase: protein MTYLRTRLERLWIAASEAFKRDTAHFSARHFYFGLVAGVGFPLYYVIWHVLFPQPYETLLLRLVGSAIFVPIILAKLWPQSLKRFFPLYWYLALLFALPFFFTFMLLRNDGSTVWLLSTLVALFVMILLLDWINLLIHITVGVASAVLAYHVTTGFSVTFAFKSLEYVPIFLFAIVMGIVVNYTAEKMRAERRQAMLATAGMVAHELRTPLLSVKTGAAGLRHYLPVLMDAYRLAVERRLIAGSIRGTHLDSMAGVLDRIETEADRSNTVIDMLLYTVRGLGMEPARELVPCSMSRCVDTALRRYPFASEKERTLMQLDMKADFSFMGSELLMVHVIFNLLKNALRHIAIAGKGTISIRIETDPLESRLVFLDTGTGIPAEVLPHIFTRYYAWPKHGEGVVETTGIGLSFCREVVHAFHGSIECRSRLNEYTEFLIKFPGSTK, encoded by the coding sequence ATGACCTACCTGCGCACACGCCTTGAACGGCTTTGGATCGCGGCAAGCGAGGCCTTCAAGCGGGACACCGCCCACTTCTCGGCCCGCCATTTCTACTTTGGCCTGGTGGCCGGAGTAGGATTCCCCTTGTACTACGTCATCTGGCACGTCCTGTTTCCCCAGCCCTATGAAACCCTGCTGTTGAGGCTGGTCGGCTCCGCGATTTTCGTGCCGATCATTCTCGCGAAGCTGTGGCCTCAGTCGCTGAAGCGCTTCTTTCCCCTGTATTGGTACCTGGCGTTGCTGTTTGCCCTGCCGTTCTTTTTCACGTTCATGCTGTTGAGAAACGACGGCTCGACCGTCTGGCTGCTGTCGACCCTGGTCGCCTTGTTCGTCATGATCCTCCTGCTCGACTGGATCAATCTCCTGATCCACATAACGGTCGGCGTGGCGAGTGCCGTCCTGGCCTACCACGTGACGACAGGCTTTTCCGTCACGTTTGCCTTCAAATCGCTCGAGTATGTACCCATCTTCCTGTTCGCAATCGTCATGGGTATCGTCGTCAACTATACGGCCGAGAAAATGCGGGCCGAGCGCCGCCAGGCGATGCTCGCCACCGCGGGAATGGTCGCTCACGAGCTTCGAACCCCGCTGCTCAGCGTCAAGACCGGGGCAGCCGGGCTGCGTCATTACCTTCCGGTTCTGATGGACGCCTACCGGCTGGCCGTCGAGCGCAGGTTGATCGCCGGTTCCATACGAGGGACCCATCTCGATTCGATGGCCGGCGTGCTCGATCGCATCGAGACGGAGGCCGACCGGTCCAACACGGTCATCGACATGCTGCTATACACTGTTCGCGGCCTCGGCATGGAGCCCGCCAGGGAACTCGTCCCCTGCTCGATGTCGCGCTGCGTGGACACCGCGTTGCGACGTTACCCTTTCGCTTCGGAAAAGGAGCGCACCTTGATGCAGTTGGACATGAAGGCGGACTTTTCTTTCATGGGTTCGGAATTGCTCATGGTGCACGTGATCTTCAACCTGTTGAAAAACGCGCTGCGGCATATCGCCATCGCCGGAAAAGGCACGATCTCGATCAGGATCGAGACCGACCCGCTGGAAAGCCGCCTGGTTTTTCTCGACACCGGTACCGGCATTCCCGCCGAGGTGCTGCCGCATATCTTCACGCGCTACTACGCCTGGCCGAAGCACGGGGAGGGGGTCGTCGAGACCACGGGCATCGGACTTTCCTTCTGCCGGGAGGTGGTCCATGCTTTCCACGGCAGCATCGAATGCCGTTCGCGGCTGAACGAGTACACGGAGTTCCTGATCAAGTTTCCGGGGAGTACAAAATGA
- a CDS encoding LysR family transcriptional regulator — protein MQDLNDLYYFAKVVEKGSFAAAARTLDLPKSRLSRRVATLESALGVRLLQRTTRRLALTEVGKLYYQHAQNVMAEAEAAVEAVERVREVPSGSLRVSCAIPVAQTDLARILPRFLAAYPQIRLDLIVTNRRIELIEEGVDIALRVRTISDEEAHLVTRRFRPAHGLIVVHSELLEAHGPIAEPEDLARIPVMGFGSADRKLRWSLVGANGEKRDVTLTARLTTDDFNVLRNAALAGLGATLLPSAYCMEDVQAGRLTPLLTKWSIPAATLQAVYVSRRGMVPAVRAFLDFLEENLGSAQTVADSPTPDH, from the coding sequence ATGCAAGATCTCAATGACCTCTACTACTTTGCCAAGGTGGTGGAAAAAGGCAGCTTCGCGGCGGCCGCGCGCACGCTCGACCTGCCCAAATCGCGGCTGTCCCGGCGGGTGGCGACCCTGGAATCCGCGCTCGGCGTACGCCTGCTGCAGCGGACCACGCGCCGGCTCGCGCTGACCGAAGTCGGCAAGCTCTACTACCAGCACGCCCAGAACGTCATGGCCGAGGCCGAGGCCGCGGTCGAAGCCGTCGAACGTGTGCGCGAGGTACCGAGCGGATCGCTGCGGGTCAGTTGCGCGATCCCCGTTGCGCAGACCGATCTCGCGCGCATCCTGCCGCGGTTCCTCGCCGCTTATCCGCAGATACGCCTCGACCTGATCGTGACCAACCGCCGCATCGAACTGATCGAGGAAGGGGTCGACATCGCGCTGCGCGTGCGCACAATCAGCGACGAGGAAGCGCATCTGGTCACGCGCCGATTCCGCCCGGCGCACGGACTCATCGTCGTGCATTCCGAGTTGCTCGAAGCGCATGGACCGATCGCCGAGCCGGAAGACCTCGCCCGAATTCCCGTCATGGGTTTCGGCTCGGCGGACCGCAAGCTGCGCTGGTCCCTGGTCGGCGCAAACGGCGAGAAGCGCGATGTGACGCTAACTGCGCGGCTGACGACCGACGACTTCAACGTGCTGCGCAACGCCGCGCTCGCCGGCCTCGGCGCGACTCTGCTGCCGAGCGCGTATTGCATGGAGGATGTTCAGGCCGGCCGGCTGACGCCGCTGCTGACGAAGTGGTCGATACCGGCCGCGACGCTGCAGGCCGTATACGTCAGCCGCCGCGGCATGGTGCCCGCGGTGCGCGCCTTCCTCGATTTTCTGGAAGAAAATCTCGGCAGTGCGCAAACAGTTGCTGACTCACCAACGCCGGATCATTGA